One segment of Thermococcus alcaliphilus DNA contains the following:
- a CDS encoding molybdenum cofactor synthesis domain-containing protein produces the protein MAFLKVVPLEEALKIINSLPLKPKIEEVALEEALGRVLAEDIRSPIDVPPFDRATVDGYAVRSQDTWNASESNPVVLKVIGEVHAGEEPQIELGEGKAAYISTGAVLPKGADAVIEFEIVERKGDEVIITKPTYPQAGVMKAGTDIPKGTLLLKKGTKLGFKETALLSAVGISKVKVFAKPKVAVISTGNEVILPGEDLKRGKIYDINGRAVSDAVRELGGEAYFLGIARDNEESLKEKILEGLKYDIVILSGGASGGTRDLTASIIEELGEIKVHGIAIQPGKPTIIGVIDGKPIFGLPGYPTSCLTNFTLLVAPLIRKILGGEFETQRIKKKLAHKVFSVKGRRQFLPVKLEGEIAKPILKGSGAVTSFIEADGFVDIPENVEILEEGEEVDVILFRF, from the coding sequence ATGGCATTTTTGAAGGTTGTTCCTCTTGAGGAAGCACTAAAAATCATTAACTCCCTACCGCTCAAGCCGAAAATTGAAGAAGTTGCCTTGGAAGAAGCTCTTGGAAGGGTTCTTGCGGAAGATATACGCTCCCCCATAGATGTTCCGCCCTTTGATAGGGCAACGGTAGATGGATACGCGGTTAGGAGTCAAGACACCTGGAACGCGAGTGAGAGCAATCCGGTAGTTCTTAAGGTAATTGGAGAAGTTCATGCTGGGGAAGAGCCTCAAATTGAGCTCGGCGAAGGAAAAGCTGCATACATCTCAACCGGAGCGGTGTTACCAAAAGGAGCCGATGCTGTAATAGAGTTCGAGATAGTAGAGAGAAAGGGAGATGAGGTAATAATCACCAAGCCTACGTATCCCCAAGCGGGTGTAATGAAAGCGGGGACAGATATTCCAAAGGGAACTCTTCTTTTAAAGAAGGGGACAAAACTTGGCTTCAAGGAAACTGCCCTTCTCTCTGCCGTAGGGATAAGCAAGGTGAAGGTCTTTGCAAAACCCAAAGTTGCAGTGATCAGCACGGGGAATGAGGTCATCTTACCCGGAGAAGATCTCAAACGGGGAAAAATTTACGATATTAACGGAAGGGCTGTAAGTGATGCCGTTAGAGAACTTGGAGGCGAAGCATATTTCCTCGGAATAGCAAGGGACAATGAGGAGAGCTTGAAAGAGAAAATACTTGAGGGGCTTAAGTATGACATAGTAATCCTCTCTGGCGGAGCAAGCGGAGGTACGAGGGACTTAACGGCATCAATAATAGAGGAGCTTGGGGAGATAAAAGTGCATGGAATAGCCATACAGCCTGGCAAACCAACAATAATCGGGGTTATAGATGGAAAGCCTATTTTTGGACTTCCGGGGTATCCAACTTCTTGTCTAACGAACTTCACCCTTCTCGTTGCCCCGCTGATTAGGAAGATCCTAGGCGGAGAGTTTGAAACCCAAAGAATCAAAAAGAAGTTGGCCCATAAGGTGTTTTCCGTCAAAGGTAGAAGACAGTTTTTACCGGTTAAGCTAGAAGGAGAAATTGCAAAACCGATCTTGAAAGGCAGTGGAGCAGTCACAAGCTTTATAGAAGCAGATGGGTTTGTTGATATTCCAGAAAACGTTGAGATACTCGAGGAAGGAGAGGAGGTAGATGTTATACTGTTCCGCTTTTAA
- a CDS encoding DUF257 family protein, with the protein MQHPVVNIWEKTKFGETVLLEYNSIGFPSFGLYSLVSWAKKNGYMVVVTDILDTLKIYMEHARLSGLDVNVFHDIKVIKLGGRLEVGNVLRRIPISEESVIEKEIAKLLESLFSEGNVVNIVVGVGKLFALYSSSVRDTLSLVNFMLSFVGDERRKTFYFLNLDMIEKAEPMILPMFEEFATTVVRVNKRGSVFQFKVLKALNLELDSFEGEVDVKEGMKLLKESQSRD; encoded by the coding sequence ATGCAGCACCCTGTTGTTAATATTTGGGAGAAAACGAAGTTTGGTGAGACTGTGCTCCTTGAGTACAACAGCATAGGTTTCCCTTCGTTTGGGCTCTATAGCTTGGTTAGCTGGGCCAAGAAAAATGGGTATATGGTAGTGGTCACGGATATTTTGGACACGCTAAAGATTTATATGGAGCATGCTAGGCTTAGTGGCCTTGATGTGAATGTTTTTCATGATATCAAAGTTATCAAGCTCGGGGGCAGGCTTGAGGTCGGTAACGTCCTTAGGAGAATTCCCATAAGTGAGGAAAGCGTTATAGAAAAGGAAATTGCAAAACTCTTAGAAAGTCTGTTTTCGGAGGGAAACGTTGTTAATATTGTTGTCGGTGTGGGAAAGCTCTTTGCACTGTACTCAAGCTCCGTGAGGGATACCCTAAGCTTGGTTAATTTTATGCTAAGCTTTGTTGGTGATGAGAGAAGAAAGACATTCTACTTCTTGAACTTGGACATGATTGAAAAGGCTGAACCGATGATACTTCCGATGTTTGAAGAGTTTGCTACAACTGTGGTAAGAGTGAACAAACGTGGCTCGGTTTTTCAATTTAAGGTTCTCAAAGCCTTGAACCTTGAGCTGGATAGCTTTGAAGGCGAAGTTGATGTAAAAGAGGGAATGAAATTGTTAAAGGAAAGCCAAAGCAGAGATTAA
- a CDS encoding cobalamin B12-binding domain-containing protein, with amino-acid sequence MVERSKVRVLIAKPGLDGHDRGAKVIARALRDAGFEVIYTGIRQTPEQIVESVIQEDIDVLGLSILSGAHMVLIPKILRLLEEKGIKPNEDILVLAGGIIPPDDAQELEKMGVARVFGPGSSIEEIIKFIDENVPKLKKFRGES; translated from the coding sequence ATGGTCGAGCGTTCGAAGGTTAGGGTTCTAATAGCAAAGCCGGGACTGGATGGTCACGATAGAGGGGCAAAGGTCATAGCGAGGGCACTTAGGGATGCGGGTTTTGAGGTCATCTATACTGGAATAAGACAAACGCCCGAGCAGATAGTAGAAAGCGTCATACAAGAGGATATAGATGTTCTTGGGTTGAGCATTCTTTCCGGAGCACACATGGTTCTCATCCCAAAGATTCTCAGGCTTCTTGAGGAGAAAGGTATAAAACCGAATGAAGATATACTCGTGCTTGCCGGAGGTATAATACCCCCTGACGATGCTCAAGAGCTTGAAAAAATGGGTGTTGCAAGGGTTTTCGGCCCTGGAAGTTCAATTGAAGAGATCATCAAGTTCATCGATGAGAACGTTCCAAAGCTCAAGAAGTTCAGGGGAGAAAGCTAA
- a CDS encoding PHP domain-containing protein, with translation MDLHTHTRFSDGIGYIRDNIAEAERKGLKIVGISDHVHFFTPHLLNSYLSLIDQAKKESEITVLAGIEANILPEGVDINDDFRKKLDYVIASVHLYFDPGRYDEYLELIKLALQDENVDIIGHFGNVFPYVGYPSIEEYKEIVELAEKHGKAFEISSRYRVPELDFIKLCIQKGVKLTFASDAHQPRDVGNISWSLKAFKRAGGKKEDLLFSELL, from the coding sequence ATGGACCTCCACACCCATACGAGGTTTTCTGATGGAATCGGTTACATAAGGGACAATATTGCCGAGGCTGAGAGGAAGGGACTAAAGATTGTTGGAATCAGCGATCACGTGCATTTCTTTACTCCTCACCTGCTCAACTCATACCTTTCCCTTATAGATCAAGCCAAAAAAGAAAGCGAGATAACTGTTCTGGCTGGGATAGAGGCCAATATTCTCCCGGAAGGGGTTGATATAAACGACGACTTTAGAAAAAAGCTCGACTATGTAATAGCCTCCGTTCACCTTTACTTCGACCCAGGGAGGTATGATGAATATCTCGAACTCATAAAACTCGCCCTTCAGGACGAGAATGTCGATATAATAGGACACTTTGGGAATGTCTTTCCCTATGTGGGCTATCCTTCGATTGAAGAATATAAAGAGATAGTCGAGCTGGCAGAAAAACATGGGAAGGCTTTTGAGATAAGCTCCCGATACAGAGTGCCGGAGTTAGACTTCATAAAGCTGTGCATCCAGAAGGGAGTAAAACTAACATTCGCAAGCGATGCCCATCAGCCAAGAGATGTTGGAAACATAAGCTGGAGCTTAAAAGCGTTCAAAAGAGCCGGAGGCAAAAAGGAGGATTTACTCTTTTCAGAGCTCTTATGA
- the meaB gene encoding methylmalonyl Co-A mutase-associated GTPase MeaB, translating into MIDELIERMLKGDKRATARLITLVENDEEKAREIVKKIYPYTGNAYIVGITGPPGSGKSTLVDKLIKKAREEGKIVGVIAIDPTSPFTGGALLGDRIRMQRHSTDPGVFIRSMATRGSLGGLAKATNDAIKILDAYGCDVIFVETVGVGQIEVDIVKTADTVVLVTVPGLGDDIQAIKAGLMEIADIFVVNKADKEGAEATIFELELMLDLEKEKWEKRGWRPPIVSTVAFTNKGIDQLWEAINKHRDFLLESGEIEKKRKFRVEEEIKAIVSSTIARKIGEMMGDNEISQLIEKIANREIDPYSAADLVLEKALGVKV; encoded by the coding sequence ATGATAGACGAGCTAATTGAGAGAATGCTTAAAGGAGATAAGAGGGCAACTGCAAGGCTGATAACTTTAGTAGAAAACGATGAAGAAAAAGCAAGGGAAATAGTCAAGAAGATTTACCCATATACCGGAAACGCCTATATCGTTGGAATAACCGGCCCCCCTGGCTCTGGAAAGTCGACTCTAGTTGATAAGCTCATAAAAAAAGCCAGGGAAGAAGGGAAAATAGTGGGAGTTATAGCCATAGACCCTACATCTCCGTTCACTGGAGGGGCTCTTCTTGGAGATAGGATAAGAATGCAAAGGCACTCCACAGACCCGGGCGTATTTATAAGGAGCATGGCAACAAGGGGCTCTCTCGGGGGATTGGCAAAGGCAACCAACGATGCTATAAAAATACTTGATGCCTACGGCTGTGATGTTATTTTTGTAGAAACCGTTGGTGTGGGGCAGATTGAGGTGGATATTGTAAAAACCGCCGATACGGTAGTTTTGGTCACCGTTCCAGGCTTAGGAGATGACATTCAAGCCATAAAAGCGGGGCTTATGGAGATAGCGGATATCTTTGTGGTCAACAAAGCTGATAAAGAAGGCGCGGAGGCTACAATATTCGAACTTGAGCTGATGCTCGATCTTGAAAAGGAGAAATGGGAGAAAAGGGGCTGGAGGCCGCCAATAGTTTCCACCGTTGCTTTTACCAATAAAGGGATCGATCAGCTTTGGGAAGCCATCAACAAACACAGGGACTTTTTGTTGGAGAGTGGGGAAATCGAAAAGAAAAGAAAATTCAGAGTGGAAGAAGAGATCAAAGCAATCGTTTCGAGCACTATCGCAAGGAAAATTGGGGAAATGATGGGGGATAATGAGATATCTCAGCTCATAGAGAAGATTGCCAACAGAGAGATTGATCCTTATTCTGCTGCTGATCTTGTTTTAGAGAAAGCCTTGGGGGTGAAAGTATGA
- a CDS encoding CDC48 family AAA ATPase: MIFGKEETKEEIKLRVAEALKRDVGRGIVRFDRKYQKQLGVEPGDIVELEGERKTAAIVENAHPDDRGLDIIRMDGYIRRNAGVSIGDYVTVRKAEVQEAKRVVLAPAQKGVYLQIPGELVKRNLLGRPVVKGDLIVASGRETEFYTGSPFDELFRGFFESLPLGFGELKFIVVNTNPKGIVQITYNTEIEVLPQAVEVKEEKVPEVTYEDIGGLKEAIQKIREMVELPLKHPELFERLGIEPPKGVLLYGPPGTGKTLLAKAVANEANAHFIAINGPEIMSKYYGESEERLREIFKEAEENAPSIIFIDEIDAIAPKREEVTGEVEKRVVSQLLTLMDGLKSRGKVIVIAATNRPDALDPALRRPGRFDREIEVGVPDKQGRKEILQIHTRGMPLEPDYDKKSVLRVLNELKRKSSFEKAKLDEIIKKVEGAKDENEIKEILKEDGEIYKEVRHRLIDLLLEELAEKTHGFVGADLAALAREAAMVVLRRLITEGKINPEEERIPPEVLQELKVTKNDFYEALKMIEPSALREVLIEVPNVRWEDIGGLENVKQELREAVEWPLKYPKAFQRLGITPPKGILLYGPPGTGKTLLAKAVANESEANFIGIRGPEVLSKWVGESEKRVREIFRKARQAAPTVVFIDEIDAIAPMRGSDINRVTDRLINQLLTEMDGIEENSGVVVIAATNRPDILDPALLRPGRFDRLILVPAPDEKARLEILKVHTRRVPLASDVSLEELAKKTEGYSGADLAALVREAALIALRRAVSRTPKELIEEQAEEFLEKLRVSKRDFEEAMKKVRPSITRYMLDYYKQFEESRKATGGGERKEVDYFTL, encoded by the coding sequence ATGATTTTTGGGAAGGAGGAAACCAAAGAAGAAATAAAATTGAGGGTTGCTGAAGCGTTAAAGCGAGATGTTGGTAGGGGGATAGTTAGGTTTGATAGAAAGTATCAAAAGCAGCTTGGCGTTGAACCTGGAGATATAGTGGAGCTGGAAGGAGAGAGGAAAACCGCAGCAATAGTTGAAAATGCTCATCCCGACGATAGAGGCCTTGACATAATAAGAATGGACGGCTATATTAGGAGAAATGCAGGAGTTAGCATAGGGGATTACGTCACGGTAAGAAAAGCGGAGGTTCAAGAAGCAAAGAGGGTCGTTTTGGCACCGGCACAAAAGGGGGTCTATCTCCAGATTCCAGGTGAGCTCGTTAAAAGAAACCTCCTCGGAAGACCGGTGGTCAAAGGAGACCTAATCGTGGCAAGTGGAAGGGAGACAGAATTCTATACCGGCTCCCCATTTGATGAGCTGTTTAGGGGCTTCTTTGAGAGCCTTCCTTTGGGATTTGGCGAGCTTAAGTTCATCGTTGTGAACACTAATCCAAAAGGGATCGTTCAGATAACCTACAACACCGAAATAGAGGTTCTTCCACAGGCGGTAGAGGTTAAAGAAGAAAAGGTTCCTGAAGTTACCTATGAGGACATTGGAGGCCTTAAAGAAGCCATCCAAAAGATTAGAGAGATGGTAGAGCTTCCTCTTAAGCATCCGGAGCTGTTTGAGAGACTTGGCATTGAGCCGCCTAAGGGTGTTTTGCTTTATGGTCCTCCTGGTACTGGTAAGACTTTGTTGGCTAAGGCTGTTGCCAATGAGGCTAATGCTCACTTCATAGCAATTAACGGTCCAGAAATCATGAGCAAATACTACGGAGAAAGCGAAGAGAGGCTAAGGGAGATCTTTAAGGAGGCGGAAGAAAATGCTCCGAGCATAATCTTCATTGACGAGATTGACGCAATAGCTCCAAAGAGAGAAGAAGTTACAGGTGAAGTTGAGAAGAGAGTTGTTTCTCAGCTTTTAACCTTGATGGACGGCTTGAAGAGCAGAGGCAAGGTAATAGTAATAGCTGCCACTAACAGACCCGATGCTCTAGATCCTGCCCTTAGAAGGCCTGGTAGGTTTGATAGGGAGATTGAGGTTGGCGTTCCAGACAAGCAGGGAAGAAAGGAAATACTCCAAATCCACACAAGAGGAATGCCCCTTGAGCCAGATTATGATAAGAAGAGCGTCTTGAGGGTGTTAAATGAGCTGAAAAGGAAATCCTCCTTCGAGAAGGCAAAGCTCGATGAAATTATTAAGAAAGTTGAGGGAGCAAAGGACGAAAACGAGATTAAGGAGATTTTAAAAGAGGACGGCGAGATATACAAAGAAGTTAGGCATCGTTTGATTGACCTTCTCCTTGAGGAGCTTGCTGAGAAGACTCACGGGTTCGTTGGTGCTGACTTGGCAGCATTAGCGAGAGAAGCCGCAATGGTTGTCCTGAGGAGGCTAATAACAGAAGGGAAGATAAACCCCGAGGAAGAAAGGATCCCACCAGAGGTGCTTCAGGAGCTTAAGGTCACAAAGAATGATTTCTATGAGGCATTGAAGATGATTGAACCTTCGGCTTTAAGGGAAGTCCTCATAGAGGTCCCCAACGTTAGGTGGGAAGATATTGGAGGCCTTGAGAACGTTAAGCAAGAACTGAGGGAAGCAGTGGAGTGGCCTCTCAAGTATCCTAAGGCTTTCCAGAGGCTTGGAATTACTCCACCGAAGGGAATCCTCCTCTATGGTCCTCCGGGAACTGGTAAGACTTTATTAGCTAAAGCCGTCGCTAACGAAAGTGAGGCCAACTTCATTGGCATCAGAGGGCCAGAAGTGCTTAGCAAATGGGTTGGAGAGAGCGAAAAAAGGGTTAGAGAAATTTTTAGAAAGGCAAGACAGGCTGCTCCTACGGTGGTGTTCATTGACGAGATTGACGCAATAGCCCCAATGAGGGGAAGCGACATCAACAGGGTTACTGATAGGCTTATTAACCAGCTGCTCACAGAAATGGACGGGATTGAAGAGAACAGTGGTGTTGTGGTCATTGCTGCTACAAACAGGCCTGATATCCTCGATCCGGCGTTACTTAGGCCGGGAAGATTCGATAGGCTCATCTTAGTTCCAGCTCCGGATGAGAAGGCAAGACTTGAGATTCTCAAGGTTCACACGAGGAGGGTTCCTCTTGCAAGTGATGTTAGCTTGGAGGAGCTAGCAAAGAAAACCGAAGGCTACAGCGGTGCAGATTTAGCTGCATTGGTTAGAGAAGCAGCCTTGATTGCCCTTAGAAGAGCTGTTTCCAGAACTCCTAAGGAGCTAATAGAAGAACAAGCTGAAGAGTTCCTTGAAAAGCTTCGCGTTTCAAAGAGGGACTTTGAAGAGGCGATGAAAAAAGTCAGGCCAAGTATAACAAGGTATATGCTCGATTATTACAAACAATTTGAGGAGAGCAGGAAAGCTACTGGGGGAGGGGAACGTAAGGAGGTTGATTACTTCACCCTTTGA
- a CDS encoding ribonuclease P protein component 4, which yields MSKKFIKRREQREKKRIALERIDILFSLAERVFPYDKELANRYVEIALAVQQKAKVRMPRKWKRRYCKRCHSFLVPGVNARVRLRQKRMPHVVIKCLECGHIMRYPYLREKKERRKKKDANA from the coding sequence ATGTCAAAAAAGTTCATAAAGCGCAGGGAACAGAGGGAAAAGAAAAGGATAGCCCTCGAAAGAATAGATATTCTTTTTAGCCTAGCTGAGAGAGTCTTTCCCTATGACAAAGAACTGGCAAATCGCTATGTTGAGATAGCCTTGGCAGTGCAACAAAAGGCCAAGGTTAGAATGCCGAGGAAATGGAAAAGGAGGTACTGCAAGAGGTGTCATTCCTTTCTTGTTCCCGGCGTTAATGCTCGGGTTAGGTTGAGACAGAAAAGAATGCCTCACGTCGTTATAAAATGCTTGGAATGTGGGCATATAATGAGGTACCCGTATTTGAGAGAGAAGAAAGAACGGAGGAAAAAGAAAGATGCCAATGCATGA
- the serS gene encoding serine--tRNA ligase codes for MLDIKLIRENPDLVKGDLIKRGELEKLKWIDEILELDEKWRENLKKINLLRRERNRLAVEIGKRKKAGEPVEELLAKSNEIVKQIEEIERENREIKEKIDYYLWRLPNITHESVPIGKDDTENVPIKFWGKARVWKGHLESFLEQSQGKMEYEVIEWKPHLHADLLPKLGGADFERAAKVSGSRFFYLLNEIVILDLALIRFALDKLIEKGFIPVIPPYMVRRYVEEGVTSFDDFENVIYKVEGEDLYLIPTSEHPLAGLHANEILDGNDLPLLYAGVSPCFRKEAGTAGKDTKGIFRVHQFHKVEQFVYSKPEESWEWHEKLLQNAEEIFQALEIPYRVVNICTGDLGYVAAKKYDIEAWMSAQGKFREVVSCSNCTEWQARRLNIRFRDKPNEKPRFVHTLNSTAIATSRAIVAIIENFQEEDGTVKIPKVLWPYTGFKEIVPVEKKEKCCKG; via the coding sequence ATGCTCGATATAAAGCTCATCCGTGAAAACCCGGATCTGGTAAAGGGTGACCTAATAAAGCGTGGAGAATTAGAAAAGCTCAAATGGATAGACGAGATTCTTGAACTCGATGAAAAGTGGAGAGAAAACTTAAAGAAAATTAATCTCCTCAGAAGAGAAAGAAACAGGCTTGCCGTGGAGATAGGAAAAAGAAAAAAGGCAGGAGAGCCTGTGGAAGAGCTTTTAGCAAAGAGCAACGAAATAGTAAAACAAATTGAGGAAATCGAAAGAGAAAACAGGGAAATCAAAGAAAAAATCGACTATTATCTCTGGCGCCTTCCCAATATAACCCACGAAAGCGTCCCCATAGGAAAAGACGATACAGAGAATGTTCCAATAAAATTCTGGGGCAAGGCAAGGGTATGGAAAGGTCACTTAGAGAGCTTTCTAGAGCAGAGCCAAGGAAAGATGGAGTATGAAGTGATTGAGTGGAAGCCACACCTTCATGCTGATCTGTTACCTAAACTTGGAGGGGCGGACTTTGAAAGGGCCGCAAAGGTAAGCGGTTCAAGGTTCTTCTACCTCTTAAACGAAATCGTCATCCTTGACCTTGCATTGATAAGGTTTGCCCTCGACAAGCTCATCGAAAAAGGATTTATCCCTGTAATACCGCCGTACATGGTCAGAAGATACGTGGAAGAAGGGGTTACCAGCTTTGATGACTTTGAAAACGTGATCTACAAAGTAGAGGGAGAAGACCTCTACCTAATACCAACTTCAGAGCATCCGCTTGCTGGTCTTCACGCAAACGAGATTCTTGATGGGAACGATTTACCTCTCCTCTACGCTGGGGTAAGCCCATGTTTCAGGAAAGAGGCAGGAACAGCTGGAAAAGACACTAAGGGAATCTTTAGGGTACACCAGTTCCATAAAGTTGAGCAGTTCGTATATTCAAAGCCAGAAGAAAGCTGGGAATGGCACGAAAAGCTCCTCCAGAATGCGGAAGAAATCTTTCAAGCCCTTGAGATTCCATACAGAGTTGTTAACATATGTACCGGAGACTTAGGCTATGTTGCGGCAAAGAAGTATGACATTGAAGCGTGGATGAGTGCACAAGGAAAGTTCAGAGAGGTTGTAAGCTGTTCAAACTGTACAGAATGGCAAGCGAGGAGATTAAACATAAGGTTTAGGGACAAGCCAAACGAAAAGCCGCGCTTCGTTCACACACTCAACTCAACGGCAATAGCTACATCAAGGGCGATAGTGGCAATAATAGAGAACTTCCAGGAGGAGGATGGAACAGTAAAGATACCAAAAGTTCTTTGGCCATACACAGGGTTTAAAGAAATAGTGCCGGTAGAGAAGAAAGAAAAGTGCTGCAAAGGTTAA
- the mce gene encoding methylmalonyl-CoA epimerase, translating to MIKKVDHIGIAVRNLEEAIKIWENLGLKVEEIEEVPDQKVRTAIFHAGETRIELLEATAEDSPIAKFIEKRGEGIHHIALGVDNIEEHLEKLKEKGFRLIDEKPRIGAGGAKIAFIHPKSVGGVLLELCEREE from the coding sequence ATGATAAAGAAAGTTGACCATATTGGAATTGCCGTTAGGAACCTTGAGGAAGCTATTAAGATTTGGGAAAATCTCGGGTTAAAGGTTGAGGAGATTGAGGAAGTTCCGGATCAAAAAGTTAGGACTGCTATTTTCCACGCCGGTGAAACGAGGATTGAGCTCTTAGAGGCAACTGCAGAAGACTCACCAATAGCGAAGTTTATCGAAAAGAGAGGAGAAGGCATACACCACATTGCTCTCGGCGTTGACAACATTGAGGAGCACCTAGAGAAGCTCAAAGAAAAGGGGTTCAGACTCATTGATGAAAAGCCTAGAATAGGAGCAGGTGGGGCTAAAATAGCTTTTATACACCCGAAGAGTGTTGGTGGAGTTCTCCTTGAGCTTTGTGAAAGAGAAGAGTGA
- a CDS encoding Maf-like protein, with product MRLILASQSPRRREILAKFFDAFDVIPSNVSEESKALDPAEHAVEVAKKKARDVYSRYGGTVIGADTIVVLDGKILGKPKNKEEAKEMLRALSGRIHKVITGYCIIHKESEITGYVVTEVKFRELSEEEIEWYVATGEPLDKAGAYGIQGKGGILVEGIKGDYYNVVGFPMKIILELRKLGFKLS from the coding sequence ATGAGGCTAATCTTAGCGTCTCAAAGTCCAAGGAGAAGGGAAATACTTGCAAAGTTCTTTGATGCTTTTGACGTCATCCCGAGCAACGTTAGTGAGGAATCTAAAGCTTTAGACCCGGCAGAGCATGCTGTAGAGGTGGCAAAGAAAAAAGCCCGTGATGTTTACTCCCGATATGGAGGCACGGTAATAGGAGCAGATACCATCGTCGTCTTGGACGGCAAAATCCTTGGAAAGCCAAAGAATAAGGAAGAAGCAAAGGAAATGCTCAGAGCTTTAAGCGGAAGAATACACAAGGTCATAACTGGTTACTGCATTATCCATAAAGAGAGTGAGATTACAGGTTATGTGGTCACAGAGGTTAAGTTTAGGGAGCTCAGCGAAGAAGAGATAGAATGGTACGTCGCTACAGGCGAACCCCTTGACAAGGCAGGTGCCTATGGAATCCAAGGGAAAGGAGGAATTCTGGTGGAAGGGATAAAAGGTGATTACTACAACGTTGTCGGCTTTCCGATGAAAATAATCCTTGAGCTTAGAAAACTTGGATTTAAACTTTCATAA